A region from the Paenibacillus humicola genome encodes:
- a CDS encoding sugar phosphate isomerase/epimerase family protein, which produces MNVQIGMRIPPKINAEGLEQTAAWAAEIGLDVLDVHRLNPEVKQACDAAGIGIGSVDAVQTAALLSKDDARREAAAEAVKQQMTDMAALGAKVMFMCLVPEDRTAPRQESFAIWKDTFPELVRHAEAQGVYIAIEGWPGPAPHYPTIGCTPEMWRAMFEAIPSKHFGLNYDPSHLVRLGIDYLRALTEFGERVNHCHGKDTEILNDDLYEFGVLPATFGAKYGFSEGSWRYTIPGHGAVEWSKVAVRLDRLGYQGAVCIELEDHRFWGTLEKEREGIMKAAQHLQLYFK; this is translated from the coding sequence ATGAACGTTCAAATTGGAATGCGTATCCCGCCGAAAATCAATGCCGAAGGACTGGAACAAACGGCTGCATGGGCCGCTGAGATCGGCTTGGACGTGCTTGACGTCCATAGGCTGAATCCGGAAGTCAAACAAGCATGCGACGCTGCGGGCATCGGAATCGGCTCCGTCGATGCGGTGCAAACCGCCGCGCTGCTCAGCAAAGACGACGCCCGCCGGGAAGCGGCTGCGGAAGCGGTCAAGCAGCAGATGACCGACATGGCTGCGCTTGGCGCAAAGGTGATGTTCATGTGTCTTGTGCCCGAGGATCGCACGGCGCCCCGTCAGGAGAGCTTCGCCATCTGGAAAGACACGTTCCCGGAGCTGGTTCGTCACGCCGAAGCCCAAGGCGTTTACATCGCGATCGAGGGCTGGCCGGGGCCGGCACCGCATTATCCGACCATCGGCTGTACGCCGGAGATGTGGCGGGCGATGTTTGAAGCGATTCCTTCCAAGCATTTCGGCCTCAATTACGATCCCTCCCATTTGGTGCGGCTCGGGATCGATTATTTAAGAGCTTTAACGGAGTTCGGCGAACGTGTCAACCACTGCCACGGCAAGGATACGGAAATACTGAACGACGATTTATATGAATTCGGCGTATTGCCCGCTACCTTCGGCGCGAAATACGGGTTTTCCGAAGGCTCGTGGCGGTATACGATTCCCGGACACGGCGCGGTGGAGTGGAGTAAAGTCGCCGTGAGACTGGATCGGCTCGGTTATCAAGGCGCGGTCTGCATCGAGCTCGAGGATCACCGCTTCTGGGGTACGCTGGAGAAAGAACGGGAAGGCATTATGAAAGCGGCGCAGCATTTGCAGCTGTATTTCAAATAA
- a CDS encoding Gfo/Idh/MocA family protein, with the protein MDKVRFLMIGVGGMGREHIRRLLQVPEAEIAALADPSAAAVGQVKERFPELGDVPVYTDYREAISQANADAAVIVSPHSMHFEQGMACLSGGLHVLMEKPFVDGSENAERIIAHAASVNKHLAVAYQRHLMGPYMYIRDLIRSGELGEINYICAYQAQSWLKGTTGSWRQNPALSCGGQLNDSGSHLLDVVLWVSGLEPESVTAAIDNRGTQVDIDSAVTVRFQGGAIATFNVVGSASIGWHEDVSIHGDKGTVLYRNNTIYVAKEGQRNITEVTDELPASSDPNRDFVDLILGRVSEAAAPSSCGLRIARLTEAAWKSAANGSQVIRL; encoded by the coding sequence ATGGACAAGGTTCGTTTCTTAATGATCGGCGTCGGCGGCATGGGGAGAGAGCATATCAGAAGGCTGCTCCAGGTGCCCGAAGCCGAAATCGCAGCGCTGGCGGATCCTTCCGCCGCGGCGGTCGGTCAAGTGAAGGAACGATTCCCGGAATTGGGGGACGTGCCGGTTTATACGGACTATCGTGAGGCGATTTCGCAGGCAAACGCCGATGCCGCCGTCATCGTCTCGCCGCACAGCATGCATTTTGAACAGGGGATGGCCTGCTTGAGCGGCGGCCTGCACGTCCTGATGGAAAAGCCGTTCGTTGACGGCTCGGAAAATGCGGAACGCATCATTGCCCATGCCGCAAGCGTGAACAAGCATCTCGCCGTTGCCTACCAGCGTCACCTGATGGGTCCGTATATGTATATTCGCGACCTGATCCGCAGCGGTGAACTGGGCGAAATCAATTATATTTGCGCCTATCAGGCGCAAAGCTGGCTGAAGGGTACGACCGGCAGCTGGAGGCAGAATCCCGCGCTGTCCTGCGGCGGCCAGTTGAATGACTCCGGCAGCCATCTTCTTGACGTCGTGCTTTGGGTATCCGGGCTCGAACCGGAAAGCGTGACGGCTGCCATCGACAACCGCGGTACGCAGGTCGATATCGATTCGGCTGTCACCGTGCGCTTCCAGGGAGGCGCAATCGCGACGTTCAACGTGGTCGGCAGCGCCAGCATCGGATGGCACGAGGATGTGTCTATTCACGGCGATAAGGGAACCGTTTTGTACCGCAACAATACGATCTATGTCGCCAAGGAAGGGCAGCGAAATATTACCGAAGTTACGGACGAGCTTCCGGCTTCAAGCGATCCGAACCGCGATTTCGTCGACCTCATCCTCGGCAGGGTAAGCGAAGCGGCGGCTCCGTCCAGCTGCGGCTTAAGAATCGCGCGTTTGACGGAGGCGGCCTGGAAGAGCGCGGCGAACGGCAGTCAGGTTATCCGTTTATAG